In Streptomyces sp. DG2A-72, one genomic interval encodes:
- a CDS encoding barstar family protein: MQGREMSDVDSVFTQFYENLRLPDYFGWNWNALYDCLSDLNWLATTHFLLIVDDAESVLSESPEERPVFFRILLRSAEHWANKPNFPHRTKSTFRVILLCDPVVRGKLSGEVARAQELL, from the coding sequence ATGCAAGGACGGGAGATGTCCGATGTCGACAGCGTTTTTACACAGTTCTATGAGAACCTCCGACTTCCGGACTACTTCGGCTGGAACTGGAATGCGCTTTACGACTGCTTGTCTGACCTGAACTGGCTCGCCACTACGCATTTTCTACTGATCGTGGATGACGCTGAAAGCGTTCTCTCCGAGAGCCCTGAGGAGCGCCCAGTTTTCTTCCGAATCCTCCTCAGGTCGGCTGAGCACTGGGCGAATAAGCCCAATTTCCCGCATCGCACGAAGAGTACGTTTCGCGTAATTCTCCTGTGCGACCCTGTAGTGCGCGGCAAATTGAGCGGAGAGGTCGCACGGGCTCAGGAGCTGCTGTGA
- a CDS encoding helix-turn-helix domain-containing protein, translating into MSRLKDSTMPYSEETAGGRIGQRIAAARKARGLTQLQLAQRIPCSKSLIAQVERGHKPATPALTAGAARALGVRLEQLTGQPYEDPQRGRVYATVPDIQTAMLGWDLPDENLPVRSYDGLAADVAYASALGRKATYAKLGRMLPPLLDELSTACHAAEGADRERLFGLLAEAYSGVTAIAYTLGLFDLRSQAMDRVQWAARESADPLRIGRTQWQRATLFLQAAAYDRGILLLDRVRRDLGEDIGRMDDPTLSVHGAVHLRSAMFAARAGNRPTAHAHLDAAAEAAKRLGRDANHYGLEFGPTNVAMHRLGVAVEMYDGPEVVRRTRRTRLPANVAPVRAGRWYMDAAKGWLDYGNREKAFAALQAARRVAPEQTRNHPQVRETVQTLIHLERYSKESLSGFASWIGIT; encoded by the coding sequence GTGTCGAGACTGAAGGACTCCACGATGCCCTACTCGGAGGAAACGGCGGGCGGGCGGATCGGGCAGCGCATCGCCGCAGCGCGCAAGGCGCGTGGCCTGACACAGCTCCAGCTTGCGCAGCGCATCCCGTGCTCGAAGTCCTTGATCGCTCAGGTCGAGCGGGGCCACAAACCGGCCACGCCCGCACTCACCGCCGGTGCCGCACGCGCCCTCGGGGTCCGGCTGGAGCAGTTGACCGGACAGCCTTACGAGGATCCACAGCGAGGCCGGGTGTACGCCACAGTCCCGGACATCCAGACGGCCATGCTTGGCTGGGATCTTCCCGACGAGAACCTGCCCGTGCGGTCGTACGACGGCTTGGCCGCCGACGTCGCGTACGCCTCCGCGCTCGGACGCAAGGCGACGTACGCCAAGCTCGGCCGGATGCTGCCGCCGCTTCTCGATGAGCTGTCGACCGCTTGCCATGCCGCCGAGGGAGCCGACCGGGAGCGGCTGTTCGGGCTGTTGGCGGAGGCGTACTCCGGGGTCACGGCGATCGCGTACACGCTGGGGCTGTTCGACCTGCGCTCCCAGGCCATGGACCGGGTGCAGTGGGCCGCCCGCGAGTCTGCCGATCCGCTGCGCATCGGCCGGACGCAGTGGCAGCGTGCGACGCTGTTCCTCCAGGCGGCCGCGTACGACCGCGGCATTCTTCTGCTGGACCGCGTGCGGCGCGACCTGGGGGAGGACATCGGCCGCATGGACGATCCCACGCTCAGTGTGCACGGCGCTGTACACCTGCGGTCCGCGATGTTCGCCGCGCGGGCCGGCAACCGGCCGACCGCCCATGCGCACCTGGACGCCGCAGCGGAGGCCGCAAAGCGCCTCGGACGGGACGCCAACCACTACGGCCTGGAGTTCGGGCCGACCAACGTGGCCATGCACCGGCTCGGGGTGGCCGTGGAGATGTACGACGGGCCTGAAGTCGTACGCCGGACCCGTCGCACCCGACTGCCCGCCAACGTGGCGCCCGTCCGGGCCGGCCGCTGGTACATGGACGCCGCGAAGGGCTGGCTCGACTACGGGAATCGCGAGAAGGCGTTCGCCGCGCTCCAGGCAGCGCGCCGCGTCGCACCCGAGCAGACCCGGAACCATCCCCAAGTGCGGGAGACCGTACAGACGTTGATCCACCTGGAGCGCTACAGCAAGGAGTCGCTTTCTGGGTTCGCCTCATGGATCGGCATCACGTGA
- a CDS encoding N-acetylmuramoyl-L-alanine amidase: MSASPTPDHRRKRSLSRRGVIAAGSAVAAGAALTPVVFAATDSGSDDGTSDTASGTPGTEPQKFPATRTEAATGTAATTAPFAISYVGVRWTGAEAGAGIRFADGKWQELGGGCATVENGGTALVAAGDATAYELKAPQGVSGVRSLAIDTTGGAGKTFRVPTEPTRVRGVRYLSRPAWGADESKRYKDGKVNSPETYYPLQTITVHHTDTSNADPDPAATVRSIYEYHAITNDWGDIGYHFLIDEAGTVYEGRYSGDDGIPAFDAKGNLVTAFHTAGFNSGNLGIALLGNLAGQPPTDAAKASLIRLIKVITRFKGLDPQAQVTFVNPVNGVKKDANTISGHRNWLDTTCPGQTMYDLLGEVRAAVAGTGS, from the coding sequence GTGTCTGCATCTCCCACTCCCGACCACCGCAGGAAGCGCTCGCTCTCCCGGCGCGGCGTGATCGCCGCCGGCAGTGCCGTGGCCGCCGGAGCAGCCCTGACCCCGGTCGTCTTCGCGGCCACGGACTCCGGCTCGGACGACGGCACTTCGGACACCGCGTCCGGTACGCCCGGCACCGAGCCCCAGAAATTCCCGGCAACCCGCACCGAGGCGGCCACCGGCACCGCCGCGACCACCGCCCCCTTCGCCATCTCGTACGTCGGTGTCCGCTGGACCGGCGCGGAGGCCGGTGCCGGGATCCGGTTCGCGGACGGCAAGTGGCAGGAGCTGGGCGGCGGTTGCGCGACCGTCGAGAACGGCGGCACGGCGCTGGTGGCGGCGGGGGACGCCACCGCGTACGAGCTGAAGGCGCCGCAGGGGGTGAGCGGGGTGCGCTCGCTGGCGATCGACACGACGGGCGGGGCCGGCAAGACCTTCCGGGTGCCGACCGAGCCGACCCGCGTGCGTGGGGTGCGGTACCTGTCGCGGCCGGCGTGGGGCGCCGACGAGTCGAAGCGGTACAAGGACGGGAAGGTCAACTCGCCCGAGACGTACTACCCGTTGCAGACGATCACCGTCCACCACACGGACACCTCGAACGCCGACCCCGACCCGGCGGCGACCGTGCGTAGCATCTACGAGTACCACGCGATAACCAACGACTGGGGCGACATCGGCTACCACTTCCTCATCGACGAGGCCGGCACCGTCTACGAGGGCCGCTACTCCGGCGACGACGGCATCCCGGCCTTCGACGCGAAGGGCAACCTCGTCACCGCCTTCCACACGGCCGGCTTCAACTCCGGCAACCTCGGCATCGCCCTCCTCGGCAACCTGGCCGGCCAGCCGCCCACGGATGCCGCCAAGGCTTCACTGATCCGCCTCATCAAGGTGATCACCCGCTTCAAGGGCCTGGACCCGCAGGCGCAGGTCACCTTCGTCAACCCGGTCAACGGCGTCAAGAAGGACGCGAACACGATCAGCGGGCACCGCAACTGGCTGGACACCACCTGCCCCGGCCAGACGATGTACGACCTCCTTGGCGAGGTCCGTGCGGCGGTCGCGGGCACGGGTTCCTGA
- a CDS encoding 4-(cytidine 5'-diphospho)-2-C-methyl-D-erythritol kinase: protein MSVTVRVPAKVNVQLAVGAARPDGFHDLANVFLAVGLYDEITVTPADELRVTCEGQDVGQVPLDRTNLAARAAEALAARYGRTPNVHLHIVKDIPVAGGMAGGSADGAGALLACDALWGTNASRDELLDICAELGSDVPFSLVGGAALGTGRGEKLTALEVGGTFHWVFAMAERGLSTPAVFREFDRLGEGLDIPEPVASRELLDALAKGDPDALAAAVSNDLQPAALSLFPELADTLAAGRAAGALTALVSGSGPTTAFPARDRESASKVAEALLASGTCRTVRQASGPAPGATVLI from the coding sequence GTGAGCGTCACCGTTCGCGTTCCCGCCAAGGTCAATGTCCAGTTGGCTGTGGGCGCCGCCCGGCCCGACGGGTTCCACGATCTGGCCAATGTGTTCCTCGCGGTGGGCCTCTACGACGAGATCACCGTCACGCCGGCCGACGAACTCCGCGTCACCTGCGAGGGTCAGGACGTCGGCCAAGTCCCCCTGGACCGTACGAACTTGGCGGCGCGCGCGGCGGAAGCGCTGGCCGCGCGGTACGGCCGTACCCCGAACGTCCATCTCCACATCGTCAAGGACATCCCCGTGGCCGGCGGTATGGCGGGCGGGAGTGCGGACGGCGCCGGGGCGCTGCTCGCCTGTGACGCGCTGTGGGGCACCAACGCCTCCCGCGACGAACTGCTCGACATCTGCGCCGAGTTGGGCAGCGACGTGCCGTTCAGTCTGGTCGGCGGGGCCGCGCTCGGGACCGGGCGGGGTGAGAAGCTGACGGCGCTCGAGGTCGGCGGCACCTTCCACTGGGTGTTCGCGATGGCGGAGCGCGGGCTGTCGACGCCGGCTGTCTTCCGTGAGTTCGACCGGCTCGGCGAGGGCCTGGACATCCCCGAGCCCGTCGCCTCCCGGGAACTCCTCGACGCGCTCGCGAAGGGCGACCCCGACGCGCTCGCCGCCGCCGTCTCCAACGACCTTCAGCCCGCCGCGCTTTCGCTCTTCCCGGAGCTGGCCGACACTCTCGCCGCGGGCCGCGCCGCCGGTGCGCTGACGGCGCTGGTCTCGGGGTCGGGACCGACGACGGCGTTCCCCGCCCGGGACCGGGAGTCGGCGTCGAAGGTCGCGGAGGCGCTGCTCGCGTCCGGCACGTGCCGGACCGTACGGCAGGCGTCGGGTCCGGCGCCGGGCGCCACCGTGCTGATCTGA
- the rsmA gene encoding 16S rRNA (adenine(1518)-N(6)/adenine(1519)-N(6))-dimethyltransferase RsmA, protein MSSSPPPDALLGPADIRELAAALGVRPTKQRGQNFVIDANTVRRIVRTAGVRPDDVVVEVGPGLGSLTLALLEAADRVIAVEIDDVLAGALPATVAARMPERAERFALVHSDAMHVTELPGPAPTALVANLPYNVAVPVLLHMLETFPSIERTLVMVQSEVADRLAAPPGSKVYGVPSVKANWYAEVKRAGAIGRNVFWPAPNVDSGLVSLTRRVEPIKTTATRREVFAVVDAAFAQRRKTLRAALAGWAGSAAAAEVALVAAGVSPQARGESLTVEEFARIAEHGKSAADNKEPGQQ, encoded by the coding sequence GTGAGCAGCAGCCCTCCCCCCGACGCCCTCCTGGGCCCCGCCGACATCCGCGAGCTGGCGGCAGCCCTCGGTGTGCGTCCCACCAAGCAGCGCGGCCAGAACTTCGTGATCGACGCGAACACGGTCCGCCGGATCGTCCGTACCGCAGGGGTACGGCCCGATGACGTGGTCGTCGAGGTGGGCCCGGGGCTCGGCTCCCTCACCCTCGCGCTGCTGGAGGCCGCCGACCGCGTCATCGCCGTCGAGATCGACGACGTGCTCGCCGGCGCGCTGCCCGCCACTGTCGCCGCCCGGATGCCGGAGCGGGCCGAGCGGTTCGCGCTCGTGCACTCCGACGCCATGCACGTGACCGAGCTGCCGGGCCCCGCGCCGACCGCGCTGGTGGCGAATCTGCCGTACAACGTGGCCGTGCCGGTGCTGCTGCACATGCTCGAGACCTTCCCCAGCATCGAGCGCACGCTGGTGATGGTGCAGTCGGAGGTCGCCGACCGGCTGGCCGCCCCGCCCGGCTCGAAGGTGTACGGCGTCCCGTCCGTGAAGGCCAACTGGTACGCCGAGGTCAAGCGGGCCGGCGCCATCGGGCGCAACGTCTTCTGGCCCGCGCCCAACGTCGACAGCGGGCTCGTGTCCCTCACCCGGCGCGTCGAGCCGATCAAGACGACGGCCACCAGGCGCGAGGTGTTCGCCGTCGTCGACGCGGCCTTCGCCCAGCGCCGCAAGACGCTGCGTGCCGCGCTCGCCGGGTGGGCCGGGTCGGCCGCTGCCGCGGAGGTCGCCCTCGTCGCCGCCGGTGTCTCGCCCCAGGCCCGCGGCGAGTCGCTGACCGTCGAGGAGTTCGCCCGTATCGCCGAGCACGGCAAGAGCGCCGCCGACAACAAGGAGCCCGGTCAGCAGTGA
- a CDS encoding resuscitation-promoting factor yields MAPGEAQGEAAWAYGDTYAPAYEALEPVVPRQAGSAVGLDEEADDDADEDADEGADEEAPAPVVRSGAHRRSARRRKARYAERADGSMRRLLPQALVVAFLAGGTSAFVAKDKAIELTVDGEPRTLHTFADDVTELLADQGLKTGVHDEVAPAPGAALANGDEVAVRYGRPMRLTLDGQRREVWTTARTVEGALKQLGVRAEGAYVSIARSRHIGREGLALDVRTERSVTVMADGRARTVRTNAATVGEVVEEAGVTLRGQDTTSVAPGSFPRDGQTVSVLRITRTKEVREEAIPAQVRRVDDPSLFQGTEVVERAGQVGLRRVTFVLRTVNGVKQKPRRVKTEVVREPRDRVVKVGTKPMPTSVQGADHLDWQGLAACESGGRANAVDPSGTYGGLYQVDTETWHSLGGTGRPQEASAAEQTQRAKRLYVRRGASPWPHCGSRLHR; encoded by the coding sequence ATGGCGCCCGGTGAGGCGCAGGGGGAGGCCGCCTGGGCGTACGGGGACACCTACGCGCCGGCCTACGAGGCGCTTGAGCCAGTGGTGCCGCGGCAGGCCGGGAGTGCTGTGGGGTTGGACGAGGAGGCGGATGACGACGCGGATGAGGATGCGGATGAGGGGGCGGATGAGGAGGCGCCCGCGCCCGTTGTGCGCTCCGGGGCACATCGGCGGTCCGCGCGTCGGCGCAAGGCGCGGTACGCCGAGCGCGCGGACGGCTCCATGCGCCGTCTGCTGCCACAGGCGCTGGTCGTCGCCTTCCTCGCGGGCGGCACCTCCGCGTTCGTCGCCAAGGACAAGGCGATCGAGCTCACCGTCGACGGGGAGCCGCGCACGCTGCACACCTTCGCCGATGACGTGACCGAGCTGCTCGCGGACCAGGGCCTGAAGACGGGGGTCCACGACGAGGTGGCGCCCGCGCCCGGTGCGGCGCTCGCCAACGGTGACGAGGTCGCCGTGCGGTACGGGCGGCCCATGCGGCTCACCCTCGACGGTCAGCGGCGCGAGGTGTGGACGACGGCGCGCACGGTGGAAGGGGCGCTCAAGCAGCTGGGGGTGCGTGCGGAGGGCGCGTACGTGTCCATCGCGCGCTCCCGGCACATCGGGCGTGAAGGGCTCGCGCTGGACGTCCGCACCGAGCGCTCCGTGACGGTCATGGCCGACGGACGGGCCCGGACCGTCCGTACGAACGCGGCGACCGTGGGGGAGGTCGTCGAGGAGGCCGGGGTCACCCTGCGCGGGCAGGACACCACCTCCGTGGCGCCGGGGAGCTTCCCGCGGGACGGGCAGACCGTCTCCGTACTGCGGATCACCCGGACCAAGGAGGTCCGGGAGGAAGCGATTCCGGCCCAGGTGCGACGGGTGGACGATCCCTCGCTGTTCCAGGGGACGGAAGTCGTCGAACGTGCCGGGCAGGTGGGGCTGCGGCGGGTCACGTTCGTGCTCCGGACCGTCAACGGGGTCAAGCAGAAGCCGCGGCGGGTGAAGACCGAGGTGGTGCGGGAGCCGCGGGACCGGGTCGTGAAGGTCGGGACGAAGCCGATGCCCACCTCCGTGCAGGGGGCGGACCACCTGGACTGGCAGGGCCTCGCGGCGTGCGAATCCGGGGGGCGCGCGAACGCGGTCGACCCCTCCGGGACGTACGGCGGGCTGTACCAGGTCGACACAGAGACCTGGCACAGCCTCGGCGGCACCGGCCGGCCGCAGGAGGCGTCGGCGGCGGAACAGACACAGCGGGCGAAGAGGCTGTATGTCCGGCGGGGGGCGAGTCCGTGGCCGCATTGTGGGTCGCGCTTGCACAGGTGA
- a CDS encoding TatD family hydrolase, which translates to MPSNASDKNAAPPLPEPLRVPVADSHTHLDMQSGTVEEGVAKAALVGVTTVVQVGCDVRGSQWAADTAAAYDAVHAAVALHPNEAPRIVHGDPDGWSRQGAREPGGDAGLDEALAEIDRLAALPHVKAVGETGLDYFRTGPEGKAAQERSFRAHIEIAKRHGKALVIHDRDAHADVLRVLKEEGAPERTVFHCYSGDAEMAEICARAGYYMSFAGNVTFKNAQNLRDALAVALLELVLVETDAPFLTPVPYRGRPNAPYLIPVTVRAMAAIRGIDEDTLAAALGSNTATAFGY; encoded by the coding sequence ATGCCTTCGAACGCGTCCGACAAGAACGCCGCACCCCCGCTGCCCGAGCCGCTCCGGGTGCCCGTCGCCGACTCGCACACCCACCTCGACATGCAGTCCGGCACGGTGGAGGAGGGCGTGGCGAAGGCCGCGTTGGTCGGTGTGACGACGGTCGTGCAGGTCGGCTGTGACGTACGCGGCTCGCAGTGGGCGGCGGACACGGCGGCGGCGTACGACGCCGTGCACGCGGCCGTCGCCCTGCACCCCAACGAGGCCCCGCGCATCGTCCACGGCGACCCCGATGGCTGGTCCCGGCAGGGAGCGCGCGAGCCCGGCGGGGACGCGGGGCTGGACGAGGCGTTGGCCGAGATCGACCGGCTGGCCGCGCTGCCCCACGTGAAGGCCGTCGGCGAGACGGGACTCGACTACTTCCGCACCGGCCCCGAGGGCAAGGCGGCACAGGAGCGGTCCTTCCGCGCCCACATCGAGATCGCCAAGCGGCACGGCAAGGCGCTGGTCATCCACGACCGCGACGCCCACGCGGACGTACTGCGCGTGCTGAAGGAGGAGGGCGCGCCCGAGCGGACGGTGTTCCACTGCTACTCGGGCGACGCGGAGATGGCGGAGATCTGCGCCCGCGCCGGCTACTACATGTCCTTCGCCGGGAACGTCACCTTCAAGAACGCCCAGAACCTGCGCGACGCCCTCGCCGTGGCCCTGCTGGAGCTGGTCCTCGTGGAGACCGACGCGCCCTTCCTCACGCCGGTGCCGTACCGCGGACGGCCCAACGCGCCGTATCTCATTCCGGTCACGGTGCGCGCCATGGCCGCCATACGGGGCATCGACGAGGACACGCTGGCCGCGGCCCTCGGCTCGAACACGGCTACTGCCTTCGGCTACTGA
- the rsmI gene encoding 16S rRNA (cytidine(1402)-2'-O)-methyltransferase: MTVAPGTLVLAGTPIGDIADAPPRLAEELTGADVVAAEDTRRLRRLTQALGVTPKGRVVSYFEGNEAARTPELVQELLGGARVLLVTDAGMPSVSDPGYRLVAAAVEQDIKVTAVPGPSAVLTALALSGLPVDRFCFEGFLPRKAGERLSRLREVAGERRTLVYFESTHRIDETLAAMAEVFGADRRAAVCRELTKTYEEVRRGGLGELAAWAAEGVRGEITVVVEGAPDTGAEELDAEELVRRVRVREEAGERRKEAIAAVAVAAGVPKREVFDAVVAAKNAGA; encoded by the coding sequence GTGACAGTTGCGCCCGGAACCCTGGTCCTTGCCGGTACCCCCATCGGCGACATCGCCGACGCCCCGCCCCGGCTGGCGGAAGAGCTGACGGGAGCCGATGTCGTCGCCGCCGAGGACACCCGGCGGCTGCGGCGCCTGACCCAGGCGCTCGGGGTGACGCCCAAGGGGCGCGTGGTGTCGTACTTCGAGGGCAACGAGGCCGCCCGTACGCCCGAGCTGGTCCAGGAACTTCTCGGCGGCGCGCGTGTGCTGCTCGTCACGGACGCGGGGATGCCGTCGGTGTCCGACCCCGGGTACCGGCTGGTGGCCGCGGCCGTCGAGCAGGACATCAAGGTGACCGCGGTGCCGGGGCCGTCCGCCGTGCTGACCGCCCTCGCGCTGTCCGGGCTGCCCGTCGACCGCTTCTGCTTCGAGGGCTTCCTGCCGCGGAAGGCGGGGGAGCGGCTGTCGCGGCTGCGGGAGGTAGCGGGGGAGCGGCGGACGCTGGTCTATTTCGAGTCCACTCACCGGATCGACGAGACGCTCGCGGCGATGGCCGAGGTCTTCGGCGCGGACCGGCGGGCCGCCGTCTGCCGCGAACTGACCAAGACGTACGAGGAGGTACGGCGGGGCGGGCTCGGCGAGCTGGCCGCGTGGGCGGCGGAGGGCGTCCGCGGAGAGATCACCGTCGTGGTCGAGGGGGCGCCGGACACGGGGGCGGAGGAGCTGGACGCCGAGGAGCTGGTGCGGCGGGTGCGGGTGCGGGAGGAGGCGGGGGAGCGGCGCAAGGAGGCGATCGCCGCGGTGGCCGTGGCGGCGGGGGTGCCGAAGCGGGAGGTCTTCGACGCGGTGGTGGCCGCGAAGAACGCGGGGGCGTGA
- a CDS encoding dolichyl-phosphate-mannose--protein mannosyltransferase, with amino-acid sequence MTSTASSMDSTDLRQGHALRDQRPSWQQRLRRFGYTAGPRTDIRDRLVPPYTRPSPRLWAALGLPQALVERLIRWSGWGGPLLVTLFAGVIRFWNLGSPKAVIFDETYYAKDAWALIHRGFEVNWDKNVNNLILSSNGNVPIPTDASYVVHPPVGKYVIGLGELMFGFNPFGWRFMTALLGTLSVLLLCRIGRRLFRSTFLGCLAGALMAVDGLHFVMSRTALLDGVLMFFVLAAFGCLVIDRDKTREKLAAALPGDSEGRVGPDVHTAENTRFGLRPWRLLAGLMLGLAIGTKWNGLYILAAFCLLAVLWDAGSRKVAGARHPYQAVLRRDLGWTFLSTVPVAVVTYLGSWLGWILSPTDGSGGHFRNWAATDGKNSDWSWLFPDWWRSLWHYEHQVYEFHVGLTSPHTYQSNPWSWIVDGRPVSYFYESLTPGKDGCPVDAREKCAREVLAIGTPLLWWVAAFALLYVLWRWFFRRDWRAGAIACGVAAGYLPWFMYQERTIFFFYAVVFLPFLCLAVAMLLGAIIGPPGSSDTRRVAGATGAGVLVLLIAWNFIYFWPLLTGTPIPIDDWRSRMWLNTWV; translated from the coding sequence GTGACCAGTACAGCGTCGTCGATGGACTCCACGGACCTCCGGCAGGGCCACGCCCTTCGCGACCAGCGGCCGTCGTGGCAGCAGCGGCTGCGCCGTTTCGGCTACACCGCGGGGCCCAGAACCGACATCCGGGACCGGCTGGTGCCGCCGTACACCCGGCCCAGCCCGCGTCTGTGGGCTGCCCTGGGACTGCCGCAGGCGCTGGTCGAGCGGCTGATCCGCTGGTCGGGCTGGGGCGGTCCGCTGCTGGTGACGCTGTTCGCGGGCGTGATCCGGTTCTGGAACCTGGGCAGCCCGAAGGCGGTGATATTCGACGAGACGTACTACGCCAAGGACGCGTGGGCGCTGATCCACCGCGGTTTCGAGGTCAACTGGGACAAGAACGTCAACAACCTCATCCTGTCCTCGAACGGCAACGTCCCGATCCCCACGGACGCGTCGTACGTCGTGCACCCGCCGGTCGGCAAGTACGTCATCGGGCTCGGCGAGCTGATGTTCGGCTTCAACCCGTTCGGCTGGCGGTTCATGACGGCGCTGCTCGGCACGCTGTCGGTGCTGCTGCTGTGCCGGATCGGCCGCAGGCTGTTCCGTTCGACCTTCCTCGGCTGCCTGGCGGGCGCGCTGATGGCGGTGGACGGGCTGCACTTCGTGATGAGCCGCACCGCACTGCTCGACGGCGTGCTGATGTTCTTCGTGCTCGCGGCCTTCGGCTGCCTGGTGATCGACCGCGACAAGACACGCGAGAAACTCGCCGCCGCGCTGCCCGGCGACTCCGAGGGCCGGGTCGGCCCCGATGTGCACACGGCGGAGAACACCAGGTTCGGCCTGCGTCCCTGGCGGCTGCTGGCCGGCCTGATGCTGGGCCTGGCCATCGGCACCAAGTGGAACGGCCTCTACATCCTCGCCGCGTTCTGCTTGCTGGCCGTGCTGTGGGACGCCGGCTCCCGCAAGGTGGCCGGTGCCCGCCACCCCTACCAGGCGGTGCTCCGGCGGGACCTGGGCTGGACGTTCCTGTCGACGGTGCCGGTCGCCGTGGTCACGTACCTCGGCTCCTGGCTCGGCTGGATCCTTTCCCCGACGGACGGCAGCGGCGGCCACTTCCGCAACTGGGCCGCGACCGACGGCAAGAACAGCGACTGGTCCTGGCTGTTCCCGGACTGGTGGCGCAGCCTGTGGCACTACGAGCACCAGGTGTACGAGTTCCATGTCGGCCTGACCTCCCCGCACACGTACCAGTCCAACCCGTGGAGCTGGATCGTCGACGGCCGCCCGGTGTCGTACTTCTACGAGTCCCTCACACCCGGCAAGGACGGCTGCCCGGTCGACGCACGCGAGAAGTGCGCGCGTGAGGTGCTGGCGATCGGAACGCCGCTGCTGTGGTGGGTGGCCGCCTTCGCGCTCCTGTACGTGCTGTGGCGCTGGTTCTTCCGCCGTGACTGGCGCGCGGGCGCGATCGCCTGCGGTGTCGCGGCGGGGTACCTGCCCTGGTTCATGTACCAGGAGCGCACGATCTTCTTCTTCTACGCCGTCGTCTTCCTGCCGTTCCTGTGCCTCGCCGTCGCGATGCTGCTCGGCGCGATCATCGGCCCACCGGGCTCCAGCGACACCCGCCGCGTGGCGGGCGCGACGGGCGCGGGCGTGCTGGTGCTGCTGATCGCCTGGAACTTCATCTACTTCTGGCCACTGCTCACCGGGACGCCGATCCCCATCGACGACTGGCGTTCACGTATGTGGCTCAATACCTGGGTTTAG